A single genomic interval of Haloterrigena salifodinae harbors:
- the lwrS gene encoding LWR-salt protein: protein MDARYVFRAELRLEADESGVRLEPSTTETTVTVFREAPEPGEEGWLFFRDTLWRGEVGDADYGRQLAEEWLGEPVESVSFRELQVDEEYFAALKDAIADDLDLFNADTVSKALSKYLGSSIRVTDTEVE, encoded by the coding sequence ATGGACGCCCGGTACGTCTTCCGCGCCGAGCTTCGCCTCGAGGCCGACGAGTCCGGGGTCCGGCTCGAGCCGTCGACGACCGAGACGACCGTCACGGTCTTTCGCGAGGCCCCGGAGCCGGGCGAGGAGGGCTGGCTCTTCTTCCGGGATACGCTGTGGCGCGGCGAGGTGGGCGATGCCGACTACGGCCGCCAACTCGCCGAGGAGTGGCTCGGCGAGCCAGTCGAGTCCGTCTCGTTTCGCGAGCTACAGGTCGACGAGGAGTACTTCGCGGCGCTGAAGGACGCAATCGCCGACGACCTCGACCTCTTTAACGCCGACACCGTGTCGAAGGCGCTCTCGAAGTATCTCGGCTCGAGCATCCGAGTGACGGATACCGAGGTCGAGTAG
- a CDS encoding 4a-hydroxytetrahydrobiopterin dehydratase, which produces MADLLSDDEIDAQLPDEWTQEGDEIVRAYEFDDYLRGVNFAQMVGEIAEAQFHHPEIIIRYEEVEIRLTSHEEGGVTEQDIEMAELIESERDA; this is translated from the coding sequence ATGGCCGACCTACTGTCCGACGACGAGATCGACGCACAACTGCCCGACGAGTGGACCCAGGAGGGCGACGAGATCGTTCGCGCCTACGAGTTCGACGACTACCTCCGTGGGGTCAACTTCGCCCAGATGGTCGGCGAGATCGCCGAAGCGCAGTTCCATCACCCCGAGATCATCATCCGCTACGAGGAAGTCGAGATCCGACTGACCTCCCACGAGGAGGGCGGCGTCACGGAGCAGGACATCGAGATGGCCGAGCTGATCGAGTCCGAGCGCGACGCCTGA
- the hemA gene encoding glutamyl-tRNA reductase: MISAGVVTAARVTHESGSVDDLAAASPESQREAVADLLSVPEIEEAYVLSTCNRVEAYVVGTDAAVGRAALEEFFAAVDDDAVVVSDHDESLHHLLSVAAGLESVVLGEDQILGQVRRAYEDARTTGGIGEMLETAVTKAIHVGERARTETEINEGVVSLGSAATKLADRELSLSGTTALVVGAGEMGRLAARSLADAGVEDIVVANRTVDHAEHLATELDADAEAVPLEALSTVASGADVVVTATGSEEPILEPDHLATDGGADADAETNRVVVDLGQPRDVEPAAGDLSTVAVYDLDDLESITQETREQRADAASEVESMVDREFDLLCDQYKRARADEVIAAMYESAERMKERELETALSRLEGDEFSAEQREVVEAMADALVNQLLAPPTKSLREAAAEDDWSTINTALQLFDPDFAGDDGPVAPPVTGTASPLEATDDD; the protein is encoded by the coding sequence GTGATCTCGGCCGGAGTCGTCACGGCTGCGCGAGTAACACACGAGAGCGGCAGCGTCGACGACCTCGCGGCCGCGAGTCCGGAGAGCCAACGCGAGGCCGTCGCCGACCTGCTTTCGGTGCCGGAGATCGAGGAAGCGTACGTGCTCTCGACGTGCAACCGGGTCGAGGCCTACGTCGTCGGCACCGACGCCGCCGTCGGGCGGGCCGCACTCGAGGAGTTCTTCGCGGCGGTCGACGACGACGCGGTCGTCGTCAGCGACCACGACGAGAGCTTACACCACCTGCTGTCGGTCGCGGCCGGCCTCGAGTCGGTCGTCCTCGGCGAGGATCAGATCCTCGGGCAGGTCCGGAGAGCCTACGAGGACGCCCGCACGACTGGCGGCATCGGCGAGATGCTCGAGACCGCCGTGACGAAGGCGATCCACGTCGGCGAACGGGCGCGCACCGAGACCGAGATCAACGAGGGCGTCGTCTCGCTGGGGTCGGCGGCGACGAAACTCGCCGACCGGGAGCTCTCCCTCAGCGGGACGACCGCGCTCGTCGTCGGCGCCGGCGAGATGGGCCGTCTCGCGGCCCGCAGCCTCGCCGACGCCGGCGTCGAGGACATCGTCGTCGCGAACCGGACGGTCGATCACGCCGAACACCTCGCGACCGAACTCGACGCCGACGCCGAGGCGGTCCCGCTGGAGGCGCTTTCCACCGTCGCCAGCGGCGCCGACGTCGTCGTCACCGCGACCGGCAGCGAGGAGCCGATCCTCGAACCGGACCACCTCGCGACCGACGGTGGCGCCGACGCCGACGCCGAGACGAACCGCGTCGTCGTCGACCTCGGACAGCCCCGCGACGTCGAGCCGGCCGCCGGCGACCTCTCGACCGTCGCTGTCTACGATCTGGACGACCTCGAGTCGATCACCCAGGAGACCCGCGAACAGCGCGCGGACGCGGCAAGCGAGGTCGAATCGATGGTCGATCGCGAGTTCGACCTGCTCTGTGACCAGTACAAGCGCGCCCGCGCCGACGAGGTGATCGCCGCGATGTACGAATCCGCCGAGCGCATGAAGGAACGCGAACTCGAGACGGCGCTGTCGCGACTCGAGGGCGATGAGTTTTCCGCGGAACAGCGGGAGGTCGTCGAGGCGATGGCCGACGCGCTGGTCAACCAGTTGCTCGCGCCGCCGACCAAGAGCCTCCGCGAGGCGGCGGCCGAAGACGACTGGAGTACGATCAACACCGCCCTTCAGCTGTTCGATCCCGATTTCGCCGGCGACGACGGCCCCGTCGCCCCACCGGTCACCGGCACCGCCTCGCCGCTCGAGGCGACCGACGACGACTAA
- a CDS encoding precorrin-2 dehydrogenase/sirohydrochlorin ferrochelatase family protein codes for MIPLLHDFTGATVLVFGGGRVGARKARRFAREANVVVVSPDFADREFGGAELVRAAPDPAAVDDWIERIDPALVVAATDDEALNEAVAEAARARGALVNRADRSGERDVGSVVVPATVREDPVVVSIATGGTAPALSKYLRQDLEETLAGAGEMARVCAELRTELKSRDVPPERRRAIVTDIVNSPDLWTALRTGASNYRQVIEDVLGEELYTRGDRP; via the coding sequence ATGATCCCACTTCTTCACGATTTCACGGGCGCCACGGTGCTCGTCTTCGGCGGTGGTCGGGTCGGCGCCCGGAAGGCCCGACGGTTCGCCCGCGAGGCCAACGTGGTCGTCGTCAGCCCCGACTTCGCCGACCGAGAGTTCGGCGGCGCCGAACTGGTTCGCGCCGCGCCCGATCCGGCCGCCGTCGACGACTGGATCGAGCGAATCGATCCCGCGCTGGTCGTCGCCGCGACCGACGATGAGGCGCTCAACGAGGCCGTCGCGGAGGCGGCTCGAGCGCGCGGCGCGCTGGTCAACCGTGCCGATCGATCTGGCGAGCGGGACGTCGGCAGCGTCGTCGTTCCCGCGACCGTGCGCGAGGATCCCGTCGTCGTCTCGATCGCGACCGGCGGCACCGCCCCCGCGTTGAGCAAGTACCTCCGACAGGACCTCGAGGAGACGCTCGCCGGCGCAGGGGAGATGGCGCGGGTCTGTGCCGAGTTGCGGACGGAACTGAAATCGCGGGACGTCCCGCCCGAACGACGGCGAGCGATCGTCACCGACATCGTCAATTCTCCGGACCTTTGGACAGCTTTACGTACCGGTGCTTCCAACTACCGTCAAGTGATTGAGGACGTGTTGGGCGAAGAGCTATATACTAGGGGTGATCGACCGTGA
- the ahbB gene encoding siroheme decarboxylase subunit beta, with amino-acid sequence MTTDVDLTVRKRAVVNAYQGGFPVAERPFEPAAAAIRDRGVDITADELLETISELDERGVLSRFGPLVNAQEIGGAATLVAMHAPEDRFDEIVEQVNAHREVAHNYEREHPHLNVWFVVSVADEDRVDEVLGEIEDETGQETYNLPKQQEFRVEAKFYVDGPLDGDGDPERAGVDCTDLGPDVAPVDSETLSPAERDLILEIQDGLPLTETPYADVADAIGQELEWVLETIKRFEREGKIRRIGVVPNHYALGYAENGMTVWSVPDDRVEEVGPEIAALPFVTHCYERPRHEGVWPYNFFAMTHGRSEAESQQRIEQVRERMDDYWDVTADDWDTLHSTQILKKTGIRLDERADANTEAE; translated from the coding sequence ATGACCACTGACGTCGACCTCACGGTGCGCAAGCGGGCGGTCGTCAACGCCTATCAGGGCGGATTCCCCGTCGCCGAACGGCCCTTCGAACCGGCCGCAGCCGCCATACGCGACCGCGGGGTCGACATCACGGCGGACGAGTTGCTCGAGACGATCAGCGAGTTGGACGAGCGCGGCGTCCTCTCCCGGTTCGGCCCGCTCGTCAACGCCCAGGAGATCGGCGGGGCAGCGACGCTGGTCGCCATGCACGCCCCTGAGGATCGGTTCGACGAGATCGTCGAGCAGGTCAACGCCCACCGCGAGGTGGCCCACAACTACGAGCGCGAACACCCCCATCTGAACGTCTGGTTCGTCGTCTCGGTGGCTGATGAGGATCGCGTCGACGAAGTCCTCGGGGAGATCGAAGACGAAACCGGGCAGGAGACGTACAACCTGCCCAAACAGCAGGAGTTCCGCGTCGAGGCGAAGTTCTACGTCGACGGCCCGTTAGACGGCGACGGCGATCCCGAACGGGCCGGCGTCGACTGTACCGACCTCGGCCCCGACGTGGCGCCGGTCGACAGCGAGACGCTCTCGCCGGCCGAGCGCGACCTGATCCTCGAGATTCAGGACGGACTCCCCCTCACGGAGACGCCGTACGCCGACGTCGCCGACGCCATCGGTCAGGAGCTCGAGTGGGTCCTTGAGACGATCAAACGGTTCGAACGAGAGGGGAAGATCCGGCGGATCGGCGTCGTGCCGAACCACTACGCGCTGGGCTACGCGGAGAACGGGATGACGGTCTGGAGCGTTCCCGACGACCGAGTCGAGGAGGTCGGTCCCGAGATCGCCGCCCTGCCCTTCGTCACTCACTGTTACGAGCGTCCGCGCCACGAGGGCGTCTGGCCGTACAACTTCTTCGCGATGACCCACGGCCGTAGCGAGGCCGAGAGCCAGCAGCGTATCGAACAGGTTCGGGAACGGATGGACGACTACTGGGACGTAACTGCCGACGACTGGGATACCTTGCACTCCACACAAATATTGAAGAAAACCGGCATTCGTTTGGACGAGCGTGCCGATGCGAACACCGAGGCCGAGTAA
- a CDS encoding DUF5778 family protein: MADAIDDDLYQRTKALLEPGEIDLNGAIVRTDYDGQEDVKMMQATLDVGDIIAERSEYDPEDCYVYSGNDDPDFSSNQHQGLTLDDEEFVWECQQLLREGSFDIVIYYRATADHEAILEDIRELGHEVTGVRGDE, translated from the coding sequence ATGGCAGACGCGATCGACGACGACCTCTACCAGCGGACCAAGGCACTGCTCGAGCCCGGCGAGATCGATCTCAACGGGGCGATCGTCCGCACCGACTACGACGGTCAGGAAGACGTCAAGATGATGCAGGCGACCCTCGACGTCGGCGATATCATCGCCGAGCGCTCGGAGTACGATCCCGAGGACTGCTACGTCTACTCGGGGAACGACGACCCCGATTTCTCCTCGAACCAACACCAGGGGCTGACCTTGGACGACGAGGAGTTCGTCTGGGAGTGCCAGCAGCTGCTTCGGGAGGGGAGCTTCGACATCGTCATCTACTACCGGGCGACGGCGGACCACGAGGCGATTCTCGAGGATATCCGCGAGCTCGGCCACGAGGTTACCGGCGTTCGAGGCGACGAGTAG
- the uppS gene encoding polyprenyl diphosphate synthase, which translates to MKRWLRERVDAAYEGLLSREISGAPTHVAVIQDGNRRYARSNGDDAPEGHREGAQTTERVLEWCQEIGVEELTLYTFSTENFNRPDEQNEALFDLLCEKLHEFADADRVHENGVCIRAIGETEMLPDRVQHAIEYAERRTQEYDRFVLNIALAYGGRSRLLEAARGVAEDVERGNLDPAEIDVEDIERRLYDRPIRDVDLIIRPAGEERTSNFLPWHANGNEAAVFFCTPYWPEFSKTDFLRGIRTYEHRAESWRRNRARRALALLGAVSDAELAEAKSVVERFRDSLPTAEQPDPEELETSQNEQGDGIDSNSRAAD; encoded by the coding sequence ATGAAGCGGTGGCTCCGTGAACGCGTCGACGCTGCCTACGAGGGGTTGCTCTCGCGGGAGATTTCCGGCGCACCGACCCACGTCGCAGTGATTCAAGACGGGAACCGACGGTACGCCCGCAGCAACGGCGACGACGCTCCCGAGGGCCACCGCGAAGGTGCACAGACGACCGAACGGGTCCTCGAGTGGTGCCAGGAGATCGGCGTCGAGGAGCTGACGCTGTACACGTTCTCGACGGAGAACTTCAACCGTCCCGACGAGCAAAACGAGGCGCTGTTCGATCTGCTCTGCGAGAAACTCCACGAGTTCGCGGACGCCGACCGCGTACACGAGAACGGGGTCTGTATCCGGGCGATCGGCGAGACGGAGATGCTCCCCGACCGGGTACAACACGCCATCGAATACGCCGAACGCCGTACGCAGGAGTACGACCGATTCGTGCTCAACATCGCGCTCGCGTACGGCGGTCGGTCGCGGCTGCTCGAGGCCGCCCGCGGGGTCGCCGAGGACGTCGAGCGGGGCAACCTCGACCCAGCGGAAATCGACGTCGAGGACATCGAACGTCGACTTTACGACCGCCCGATCCGGGATGTCGACCTCATCATCCGACCCGCCGGCGAGGAGCGGACCTCGAACTTCCTGCCGTGGCACGCCAACGGCAACGAGGCGGCCGTCTTCTTCTGTACGCCCTATTGGCCGGAGTTCTCCAAGACGGACTTCCTGCGGGGGATCCGAACCTACGAGCACCGCGCCGAGTCCTGGCGACGGAACCGCGCTCGGCGGGCGCTGGCCCTACTGGGCGCCGTCAGCGACGCCGAACTCGCGGAGGCGAAGTCGGTCGTCGAGCGGTTCCGCGACTCGCTACCGACCGCCGAACAGCCCGATCCGGAGGAGTTAGAAACGAGCCAAAACGAGCAGGGCGACGGCATCGACTCGAACAGTCGGGCCGCCGACTGA